A window of the Polaribacter sp. HaHaR_3_91 genome harbors these coding sequences:
- a CDS encoding T9SS type A sorting domain-containing protein produces the protein MKKQLQKIFNKKKTTLVLLAFIGICSFQVNAQKTTNYLNTTTDGLWVTPGNWSNGLPTAGDGDIANLTESVDLGGVNREIGQLLGANNTNTKTYSNGTLTLNGTTVSNTDQIIRIRSNKAITVTCDVVVNVDGLDINIRNNASSELVFNGGFAIGTNTVHVDNNSTASPALPVQFNGAVTGSGTINIEDQNISTSASADFTGFTGSITFGGTNGLLTVNGANTIEGSIGVLAASDGNSKIEFNTNQSGLANLTVDTQNLAIDFDAAATDVRFTGYTTSGTEGVVDLQNYVSGSLKIGTTATSVPAAALSTWTLDGAAATITQDATGAIVFGSCSTPDDVTTLAATAGAEYVSLSWDAPTCFDEVLVVAKEGSAVTVTPTGDGSAYTADADFGSGTDLGTSEYAVFKGASNTVDVIGLTKGGTTYHFEVFTRKGTTWSAGVTISATTNNMYTSTSGSNGAGLNWEDASSWIAGVKPSATSDDVTINTGIVINSDVDVNNIVIEGRVTVKEGYSITANDLQQNSQLIVQSSSSAFASVIATTLSGTGTLIYNRWLNDSPNNDLISSPVSGVPFSSVAEASNNEDRFFINPSVAGNYFFGPFNNATGSFETYTTPDDDAVVIGTGQGYRAATIAGAANTVRFVGNIEVGSVPVSITDGGDATYGQWNLIGNPYPSYLDFDTFFTDNTGQFEVGLNNAIYGWNGTSYTAWNALSGAKIAPGQGFFVKTKDGITGTVTFTPAMKVTGNSDDFVAGKSANNTNKALAKINLSSATKTFATDIYFVENQTRGLDNGYDAGAFAGSTDGIYTNLVEANIGEDLLIQALPYNDYNSVVVPVAINAEANTELTISLDETSLTLPANTYVYLKDNVLNTTTLLNDTDYVFTPDSKLSGSGRFFIEFSAKAVLATDEFAVNEMLIYTNQESKSIIIKGILKTDASAKVFDIQGRMVLEQKLNSSNLTNIVNANTLNTGIYMIQLQGRTQKVILN, from the coding sequence ATGAAAAAACAGTTACAAAAAATTTTTAACAAGAAAAAAACAACACTTGTGCTACTGGCCTTTATAGGCATATGTAGTTTTCAAGTAAATGCGCAAAAAACTACTAATTATTTAAATACAACTACAGATGGGTTATGGGTTACTCCAGGTAACTGGAGTAATGGCTTACCAACTGCTGGTGATGGTGATATAGCAAATCTTACAGAAAGTGTAGATTTAGGAGGCGTTAACCGTGAAATAGGGCAACTTCTTGGTGCAAACAATACTAATACAAAGACATATTCTAATGGTACATTAACTCTTAATGGTACTACAGTGTCAAATACTGATCAGATTATAAGAATTCGATCTAATAAAGCGATTACTGTTACTTGTGACGTAGTTGTGAATGTTGATGGCCTAGATATTAATATTAGAAATAATGCGTCTTCAGAGCTTGTTTTTAATGGTGGATTTGCAATAGGTACTAATACAGTACATGTAGATAATAATAGTACTGCTAGTCCTGCTCTTCCAGTACAGTTTAACGGAGCTGTAACTGGTTCTGGAACTATTAATATAGAGGATCAAAATATATCTACAAGTGCCTCAGCTGATTTTACAGGTTTTACTGGTAGTATAACTTTTGGAGGTACTAATGGTTTGTTAACCGTAAATGGTGCAAATACTATTGAAGGTTCAATTGGAGTATTAGCTGCATCAGATGGAAATTCTAAGATAGAATTTAATACTAATCAAAGTGGTTTAGCTAACCTTACAGTAGATACCCAAAATTTAGCAATAGATTTTGATGCTGCTGCAACAGATGTAAGGTTTACAGGATATACTACGTCTGGTACAGAAGGTGTTGTAGATTTACAAAATTATGTATCTGGTTCTTTAAAAATAGGAACTACAGCTACTAGTGTTCCAGCAGCAGCTTTAAGTACATGGACTCTTGATGGTGCAGCTGCAACGATAACTCAAGATGCAACAGGTGCTATAGTTTTTGGTAGTTGTTCAACTCCAGACGATGTTACAACTTTAGCAGCAACTGCTGGTGCAGAGTATGTAAGTTTAAGTTGGGATGCACCTACTTGTTTTGATGAGGTTTTAGTAGTAGCCAAAGAAGGTTCTGCTGTTACAGTTACACCAACAGGAGATGGTTCAGCATATACAGCAGATGCAGATTTTGGTTCTGGAACAGATTTAGGAACTAGTGAATATGCAGTTTTTAAAGGAGCATCTAATACAGTAGATGTTATTGGATTAACTAAAGGAGGTACAACTTATCATTTTGAAGTATTTACACGTAAAGGGACTACTTGGAGTGCAGGAGTTACCATAAGTGCAACTACAAATAATATGTATACTTCAACTTCTGGCTCTAACGGTGCTGGTCTTAATTGGGAAGATGCCTCTTCTTGGATAGCTGGCGTTAAACCTAGCGCTACTTCAGACGATGTAACCATTAATACAGGAATAGTAATTAATTCAGATGTAGATGTTAATAATATTGTTATAGAAGGTAGAGTTACTGTTAAAGAAGGATATTCTATAACTGCTAATGACTTACAACAAAACAGTCAACTTATTGTACAGTCTTCATCTAGTGCTTTTGCTAGTGTAATAGCAACTACATTAAGTGGAACAGGGACCCTTATTTATAATAGATGGCTAAATGATTCACCTAATAATGATTTAATTTCTTCCCCTGTAAGTGGAGTACCATTTAGTTCTGTAGCTGAAGCTTCTAATAATGAAGATCGTTTTTTTATTAATCCTTCAGTAGCTGGTAACTACTTTTTTGGACCTTTCAATAATGCTACTGGCTCGTTTGAAACTTACACTACTCCTGATGATGATGCAGTTGTAATTGGTACAGGTCAAGGGTATAGAGCAGCAACTATAGCAGGTGCAGCAAATACCGTAAGGTTTGTAGGAAATATTGAAGTTGGTTCTGTTCCTGTTAGTATTACAGATGGTGGTGACGCAACGTATGGTCAATGGAATTTAATAGGAAACCCTTATCCTTCTTATTTAGATTTTGATACTTTCTTTACCGATAACACTGGTCAATTTGAAGTTGGTTTAAATAATGCAATTTATGGTTGGAATGGTACTTCTTATACAGCATGGAACGCTTTATCTGGTGCAAAAATAGCCCCAGGTCAAGGATTCTTTGTAAAGACTAAAGACGGAATAACTGGTACCGTAACCTTTACACCAGCGATGAAAGTTACTGGTAATAGTGATGATTTTGTTGCAGGTAAATCTGCTAACAATACAAATAAAGCATTAGCAAAAATAAATTTAAGTAGTGCTACAAAAACATTTGCTACAGATATCTATTTCGTAGAAAACCAAACGAGAGGTTTAGATAATGGTTACGATGCTGGTGCTTTTGCAGGAAGTACAGATGGTATTTATACAAATTTGGTAGAAGCTAACATAGGTGAAGATCTTTTAATTCAGGCTTTACCTTATAATGATTATAATAGTGTAGTTGTTCCAGTTGCTATTAACGCTGAAGCAAACACAGAACTAACAATTAGTTTAGATGAAACATCTTTAACTTTACCTGCTAATACGTATGTATATCTTAAAGACAATGTATTAAATACTACAACATTGTTAAATGATACAGATTATGTATTTACACCAGACTCTAAATTAAGCGGATCAGGACGTTTCTTTATAGAATTCTCTGCTAAAGCAGTATTAGCTACAGATGAGTTTGCTGTAAATGAAATGTTAATTTATACAAACCAAGAATCAAAATCTATAATTATTAAAGGAATACTAAAAACAGATGCAAGTGCAAAAGTTTTCGATATTCAAGGTAGAATGGTATTAGAACAAAAATTAAACAGTTCTAACCTAACAAATATTGTTAATGCAAACACATTAAATACAGGAATTTACATGATACAGTTACAGGGAAGAACTCAAAAAGTTATCCTTAATTAA
- a CDS encoding T9SS type A sorting domain-containing protein, which yields MIKKVYLIVIFSCIYTYSIQAQFLWYENETDTENIIFSNTGNGTFSINETNPDTNGINTNEVTSKFVREADVTKGFSYFELSKNLLEDVTYTISLKAYVDIPTEDLTSINRIRFYIKNTTTGDLKAVQLKFSKGQEWEEFSFVFNEGDLPSEGFLEDGYNQVYIGYGNGQGSTSEVTYYIDQIYGSVLQEIVVPDPLEEDPLVDVLKGSWGGRFYVRGGEDLDEYVDNRGYDYIAGAQEIADSYPTMGHVITNGTNNANSHLWTLRTNPNVDAVMGATGSVVDEEFVPSLANEQIIIDVIDIFKKSGKKVILYINSLSPGDRASDEGAASWNNYVDTYFDGNNHEAWMNYCEGYIKRFTELGVDGYWFDTFGQYARNNSLGSAGVDTTDEEKNEFVEMIRNTAPNAIIANNKDKHQFLDEDGKLILVDTDGVNETVGIDYNDLAEGEDDDDIPFEEDERDYAIIKMQATNPWSDFTAGHITPLGQGAPPNSWAYEEFTVPDIEENHITIYEENSKQTLKHLFLPIRSTWSSERSDLMFDKEQAYRFAKRITDAGGSVTFSNTTSTDGTTSDDEVEILTYMDQQFAINADATVYQRPAGAFLVGEDHTLNTWSGFSDSTWLTASNWSKATVPVLTDNIIIPTGLTNYPTITTAVSVNSVSIENSASLLYNGGSLTTAEGVNYSIAVTDTNWHLVTSPVSGENYNDDWVTDNSIASGTTNSENRGIATYQNGTADNTTGNWVYMQGGTSATFGDGVGYSLLSNTGTGNFTFTGTANSSSMAPAISQNGTNFWNLIGNSYTSYLDVAAFIDENDTNFGGAFQAIYVWDDSSYLAKTTGYVYPGQAFFVSASATGTTASFTTAMQSHQNDITFLKSSNTETSIEINITDGTNNKTTTINYLDEKTLGLDPGFDIGMFDGVSSELSLYTQLVENNEGTAFAKQAVPNSDLETTIIPLGIKAAVSKEITFTAEALNLPSGLNVYLEDRQEKTYSRLDEANARYKVTLSESLNGSGRFYIHTSTNSVLSINSAILESIGIYKTNNSKLKITGLSQGKSIVKLFNILGKQMMETSFASSGSDAISLPNLAPGIYIIQLKTASGVLNKKIILE from the coding sequence ATGATTAAAAAGGTTTATTTAATAGTTATATTTTCTTGTATCTATACATACTCTATACAAGCTCAATTTCTCTGGTATGAAAATGAAACAGACACAGAGAATATTATATTTTCAAACACTGGAAACGGTACTTTTTCTATTAACGAAACCAATCCAGATACCAATGGTATAAACACAAACGAAGTAACTTCTAAGTTTGTTAGAGAAGCAGATGTTACCAAAGGTTTTTCTTATTTTGAATTATCAAAAAACCTTTTAGAAGATGTAACATATACAATAAGCCTTAAAGCATATGTAGATATACCAACTGAAGATTTGACAAGTATAAATCGTATACGTTTCTATATAAAAAATACAACTACAGGAGATCTTAAGGCAGTTCAATTAAAATTTTCAAAAGGCCAAGAATGGGAAGAGTTTTCGTTTGTTTTTAACGAAGGTGATTTACCTTCTGAAGGATTTTTAGAGGATGGTTACAATCAAGTATATATAGGTTATGGAAATGGGCAAGGATCAACATCAGAAGTTACTTATTATATAGATCAAATATATGGTTCAGTTTTACAGGAAATAGTTGTGCCAGATCCACTTGAAGAAGATCCACTTGTAGATGTACTAAAAGGATCATGGGGTGGACGTTTTTATGTAAGAGGAGGTGAAGACTTAGATGAATATGTTGACAACAGAGGCTATGATTATATAGCAGGTGCTCAAGAAATTGCTGATAGTTACCCTACAATGGGGCATGTAATTACCAATGGTACCAATAATGCAAATTCACATTTGTGGACTTTAAGAACAAATCCTAATGTAGATGCTGTAATGGGAGCTACAGGTTCTGTTGTAGATGAAGAATTTGTACCGAGTTTAGCTAATGAACAAATTATTATTGATGTTATTGATATCTTTAAAAAATCAGGTAAAAAAGTAATCTTATATATAAACTCTTTAAGCCCAGGAGATAGAGCATCAGATGAAGGGGCAGCATCCTGGAATAACTATGTAGATACATATTTTGATGGTAATAATCATGAAGCATGGATGAATTATTGTGAAGGTTATATTAAACGTTTTACAGAATTAGGAGTTGATGGTTACTGGTTTGATACATTTGGACAATATGCTAGAAATAATAGTCTTGGAAGTGCTGGTGTTGATACGACTGATGAAGAAAAAAATGAGTTTGTAGAAATGATTCGTAATACAGCTCCTAATGCTATTATAGCAAATAATAAAGATAAACATCAGTTTCTAGATGAAGACGGCAAGCTAATTCTTGTTGATACTGATGGGGTTAATGAAACGGTAGGTATTGATTATAATGATCTAGCTGAAGGTGAAGATGATGATGATATACCTTTTGAGGAAGATGAAAGAGATTATGCTATAATAAAAATGCAAGCAACAAACCCTTGGTCAGACTTTACAGCAGGACACATTACACCTTTAGGACAAGGAGCTCCTCCTAATTCTTGGGCGTATGAAGAATTCACAGTACCAGATATTGAAGAAAATCATATAACGATATATGAAGAAAACTCTAAACAAACATTAAAACATTTATTTTTACCGATAAGATCTACTTGGTCTAGCGAAAGGTCTGACTTAATGTTTGATAAAGAACAAGCGTATCGTTTTGCTAAAAGAATTACAGATGCAGGAGGGTCAGTTACTTTTTCTAATACAACATCTACAGATGGTACTACCTCAGATGATGAGGTAGAAATATTAACATATATGGATCAACAATTTGCCATCAATGCAGATGCAACCGTTTATCAACGTCCTGCAGGTGCCTTTCTTGTTGGAGAAGATCATACATTAAATACTTGGAGTGGGTTTTCAGATTCAACTTGGCTTACTGCTTCAAATTGGAGTAAAGCTACAGTACCAGTGCTTACAGACAATATCATAATACCAACTGGGTTAACAAATTACCCTACAATAACTACTGCAGTTTCCGTAAACAGCGTTTCTATAGAAAATAGTGCTTCTTTATTGTACAATGGTGGTTCTTTAACAACAGCAGAAGGTGTAAATTACAGTATTGCTGTAACAGATACAAACTGGCATTTAGTAACTTCACCTGTATCAGGAGAAAATTATAATGATGATTGGGTTACTGATAATTCAATTGCTTCAGGTACAACTAATTCTGAAAATAGAGGAATTGCAACCTACCAAAACGGAACAGCAGATAATACAACAGGAAACTGGGTTTATATGCAAGGTGGTACTAGCGCAACTTTTGGTGATGGTGTTGGTTATTCATTATTAAGTAATACTGGAACTGGAAACTTTACTTTTACGGGTACAGCAAATTCTTCAAGTATGGCCCCAGCTATTAGTCAAAATGGTACTAATTTCTGGAACTTAATAGGAAACTCATATACTTCTTATTTAGATGTTGCTGCTTTTATTGACGAAAATGACACTAATTTTGGAGGTGCTTTTCAAGCAATTTATGTTTGGGATGATAGTTCTTATCTAGCAAAAACTACTGGTTATGTATATCCAGGTCAAGCTTTTTTTGTAAGTGCTAGTGCTACAGGTACAACAGCTTCTTTTACTACAGCAATGCAAAGTCATCAAAATGATATTACTTTTCTTAAAAGTTCTAATACAGAAACTTCCATTGAGATAAATATAACTGATGGTACAAATAATAAAACTACAACAATTAATTATTTAGATGAAAAAACACTAGGGTTAGATCCAGGTTTTGATATTGGAATGTTTGACGGAGTTTCTTCAGAATTAAGTTTGTATACTCAATTAGTAGAAAACAATGAAGGAACTGCATTTGCAAAACAAGCAGTACCTAATTCAGATTTAGAAACTACTATAATTCCTTTAGGAATAAAAGCAGCAGTAAGTAAAGAAATTACGTTTACTGCAGAGGCTTTAAACTTACCTTCTGGTTTGAATGTTTATTTAGAAGACAGACAAGAAAAAACATATTCACGTTTAGATGAGGCAAATGCTAGATATAAAGTAACCTTATCTGAAAGTTTAAATGGTTCTGGTAGATTCTATATTCATACCTCTACAAATAGTGTATTAAGTATTAATAGTGCTATTTTAGAAAGTATAGGTATTTATAAAACGAATAATTCTAAGTTGAAAATAACAGGTTTATCTCAAGGAAAATCTATAGTTAAATTATTTAATATTCTTGGTAAACAAATGATGGAAACTTCATTTGCGTCAAGTGGAAGTGATGCTATTTCTTTACCAAATTTAGCTCCAGGAATCTATATTATTCAATTAAAAACGGCCTCAGGAGTACTGAACAAGAAAATAATTTTAGAATAA